The nucleotide window AAGGTCGTCGCGGAGTTCCGGCCGGACGTCGTCCTGGCCACCGGCGGCTACGTCGCCGTCCCGGCGGGGCTCGCCGCGCGCCTCGCCGGACGTCCGCTGGTGCTGCACGAACAGACCGTGCGGCTCGGGCTGGCGAACCGCCGGCTGGCCTCCTCGGCGACGCGTATCGCCGTGTCGTCGGAGTCGACGCTTGCGCTCCTGCCGGAGTCCGTCCGGCCGCTGGCGGTCGTCACCGGGAACCCGGTACGGCCCGAGGTGCTCACCGGGCACGCGGACGAGGCGGTCGCCGCGCTGGGGCTGCACGGCTTCGACCGGGGCCTGCCGACCGTCTACGTCACCGGCGGCGCACAGGGCTCCCAGCAGATCAACGGCGTCGTGCGGGACACGCTCCGCTGGCTCTTGGCGCGCGCGAACGTCGTGCACCAATGCGGTCCGGCCAACGTCGGGGACCTGCGCGGGCACGCCGCGGCGCTGCCCGCCGGGCTCGCGGGCAGGTACCACCTCACCGGATTCGTCGGGCCGGAGCTCCCCGACGTCCTGGCGCTCGCCGACCTCGTGGTCTCCCGCAGCGGTGCCGGCACGCTCGCGGAGCTGACCGCCCTCGGCAAACCGGCCGTGTTCCTCCCGCTCGCCTCGGCGGCGGGGAACGAACAGGCACACAACGCGCGGCACCTGGAGGAGGCCGGCGCCGCCGTCGCTCTCCCCGGTGAGGTCACCGCCGAGCGGTTGCGGGAGGCCCTCGGCCCGCTGCTCACGGACCCCGCGCGGCGGGCGGCGATGGCGCAGGCGGCCCGGGCGCACGGACGGCCGGACGCGGCGGACAGGCTCGTGGACGTCCTGCTGTCCGCCGCGTCCGGCTGAAGACGGCCCGCGCCCTCCCGCACGCACGGACGGGAAGGGGGCGGGCCGCCGGCCTCCTGGGGGCGGGCCACCGGGCGGGGTGAGGGTACGTCAGGCGACGGCCACCGACGCCGGCTCCGGGGTGACCGCGGCGGGCTCGGGTACGGGCTCGGCGAGGGGCTCGACGGGGAGGGTGGGCGGCGTCTCGGGGCGGCCCTTCGTGTCGGGCACGCTGCGCAGCGGTGTGCGGGCCGTCAGGCGGGACTTGCCGGCCGCCTCGACGCGGCGGGTGAACCAGATGACCTTGCCCTCCGGGGTGCCGCAGGTGCCCCAACTGTCACTCAGCGCCGCCACCGTGGAGAGCCCGCCGCCGGCCGCGCTGAGCAGCTTCGGCAGCCGGGGCCCGTCGTCGGCGATGGAGGTCGTGAGGTGGCGGCCGGACCAGCGGAGTTCGACGACGCAGCGGGCGTCCGGCCCGATATGGCGATGGACGTTGGTCAGGAGTTCCGCCACTCCCCGGCACACGGGCGGGATATGCAGCTCAAGATCCCAGTAGCGCAGATGCGCGGCGAGAATCCGCCGGATCTGCGGCACACGCTCCGCCGAAGCATGCAGTTCGACCGTGTAGTGCCGGTCGCCGGGAAGTGTCATGTCGTGGCTCCTCACCGCGAGGCTCACGCCCTTCACCTCGTTGGACCAACGAACCCCGAACACGAAGAGTGAGCAATAATCACGTATGGGTCATTTGTCATGGTGACCCGGCGGGGCGGGTTCCGCAACAGATCCCGGACCGCGCACCGCCCCCCTTCACACAGCACCTTCCCGGGCGGCCCGCAACCGGGGCAGGACCTTGTCCACGGTGAGCGGCAGGTCCCGCAGCCGGATGCCGGTGGCGTGCCGGAAGGCGTTGGCGACGGCCGCCGCGGTACCGACGATGCCGATCTCGCCGATGCCCTTGCTGCCCATGGGGTTGAGGTGGGGGTCCTCCTCCTCGAGCCAGTGCGCCTCGATCCGCGGGACATCGGCGCAGGCCGGCACGTGGTAGGAGGCCAGGTCGCGCTCGGCGAAGTCCCCGAAGGCGGGGTCCAGCCGACTGCCTTCCATGAGCGCCATCCCCAGCCCCATGGTCATCCCGCCGATGAACTGGGAGCGCGCCGTACGGGAGTTGAGGATCCGGCCGGCCGCGTAGACGCCCAGCATCCGGCGCACCCGGACCTCGCCGGAGA belongs to Streptomyces sp. NBC_01454 and includes:
- a CDS encoding UDP-N-acetylglucosamine--N-acetylmuramyl-(pentapeptide) pyrophosphoryl-undecaprenol N-acetylglucosamine transferase; the encoded protein is MTHASRPPRTFRLIVTGGGTGGHTYPALTAVRTLQARLAADGDALDVLWIGTPDGLEARVAPAEGIAFTTVATGKIRRSSNPLKLLGPANVRDMARVPLGIAQARKVVAEFRPDVVLATGGYVAVPAGLAARLAGRPLVLHEQTVRLGLANRRLASSATRIAVSSESTLALLPESVRPLAVVTGNPVRPEVLTGHADEAVAALGLHGFDRGLPTVYVTGGAQGSQQINGVVRDTLRWLLARANVVHQCGPANVGDLRGHAAALPAGLAGRYHLTGFVGPELPDVLALADLVVSRSGAGTLAELTALGKPAVFLPLASAAGNEQAHNARHLEEAGAAVALPGEVTAERLREALGPLLTDPARRAAMAQAARAHGRPDAADRLVDVLLSAASG
- a CDS encoding ATP-binding protein; translated protein: MTLPGDRHYTVELHASAERVPQIRRILAAHLRYWDLELHIPPVCRGVAELLTNVHRHIGPDARCVVELRWSGRHLTTSIADDGPRLPKLLSAAGGGLSTVAALSDSWGTCGTPEGKVIWFTRRVEAAGKSRLTARTPLRSVPDTKGRPETPPTLPVEPLAEPVPEPAAVTPEPASVAVA